In one window of Kitasatospora sp. MMS16-BH015 DNA:
- a CDS encoding IS5 family transposase, with protein MPTDLVPDDLWERVTPLLPPRPVRRRRHAGRLPVPDRVALAGIVYVLRKGVAWRDVPAQVVGCSGVTSWRRLRDWTEAGVWPRLHEALLAELRATDRLDMDDAAIDGSHIRALRGGAHVGPSPVDRGRPGSKHHVIVDRHGTPLAVSLTGGNRHDVTQLFPLLDAIPAIRGLRGRPRSRPRRLFADRGYDYDKYRRRLWKRGIKPLIARRGVAHGSGLGRTRWVVERTFAWLHQFKRLRIRYERRADLHQGLLELACVIICLRRLRRAPASGGPDIPGVGATAAAGRVS; from the coding sequence ATGCCCACTGACCTTGTTCCTGACGACCTTTGGGAGCGCGTCACGCCGCTGCTCCCGCCTCGACCTGTCCGGCGCCGCCGTCATGCCGGGCGGCTGCCGGTCCCGGATCGGGTTGCGCTAGCGGGAATCGTCTACGTGCTACGCAAAGGAGTGGCTTGGCGCGATGTCCCGGCACAGGTCGTGGGTTGCTCCGGAGTGACCAGCTGGCGCCGGCTGCGGGACTGGACCGAGGCCGGCGTCTGGCCCCGCCTTCACGAGGCGCTACTCGCGGAGTTGCGGGCGACCGACCGTCTGGACATGGACGATGCGGCGATCGACGGTTCTCATATCAGGGCCCTCCGGGGAGGGGCTCACGTCGGACCCTCACCCGTCGACCGTGGCCGTCCCGGGTCCAAGCACCATGTGATCGTCGACCGCCACGGCACACCCCTGGCCGTCTCGCTGACCGGTGGAAACCGGCACGACGTCACGCAGTTGTTCCCCCTCCTGGATGCAATCCCAGCAATCCGGGGGCTGCGCGGGCGCCCGCGCAGCCGCCCCAGACGCCTGTTCGCCGACCGTGGCTACGACTACGACAAGTACCGCCGCCGGCTGTGGAAGCGCGGCATCAAGCCGCTCATCGCCCGCCGTGGCGTCGCCCACGGCTCTGGCTTGGGGCGAACCCGCTGGGTGGTAGAGCGGACTTTCGCCTGGCTCCACCAGTTCAAGCGCCTGCGCATCCGATACGAACGTCGAGCTGATCTCCATCAGGGCTTGCTTGAACTCGCCTGCGTCATCATCTGCCTGCGACGGCTTCGCAGGGCTCCGGCGAGCGGTGGCCCGGACATCCCAGGGGTCGGGGCCACCGCAGCCGCTGGGCGGGTCAGCTGA
- a CDS encoding ABC transporter permease, whose amino-acid sequence MIFSRRTRIALRVAMAAGLAVIYVPLLLVLLNSFNRDRSFTWPPTGLTTEWWARAWESEGARSALLTSLQAGAGATAVALVLGTMAAFAVQRHRFFGRQAVSFLVVLPLALPGIVTGIALNAAFRTVLGPAGIGFGLLTVVIGHATFCIVVVFNNVLARLRRLAPSAEEASADLGAHSFQTFRYVTFPAVRSALLAGALLAFALSFDEIVVTTFTAGPGVQTLPLWIYTNLARPNQAPVVNVVAAVLVLLSVIPVYLAQRLSADTATSRL is encoded by the coding sequence ATGATCTTCTCCCGCCGCACCCGGATCGCCCTGCGGGTGGCCATGGCCGCCGGCCTGGCCGTCATCTACGTGCCGCTGCTGCTCGTGCTGCTCAACTCCTTCAACCGCGACCGCTCCTTCACCTGGCCGCCGACCGGGCTGACCACCGAGTGGTGGGCCCGGGCCTGGGAGTCCGAGGGCGCCCGCAGCGCGCTGCTCACCTCGCTCCAGGCGGGCGCGGGCGCCACCGCGGTCGCCCTGGTGCTCGGCACCATGGCGGCCTTCGCCGTCCAGCGCCACCGGTTCTTCGGGCGGCAGGCGGTCTCCTTCCTGGTCGTCCTGCCGCTCGCGCTGCCCGGCATCGTCACCGGCATCGCGCTCAACGCGGCCTTCCGCACCGTGCTCGGGCCGGCCGGCATCGGCTTCGGGCTGCTCACCGTGGTCATCGGCCACGCCACCTTCTGCATCGTGGTGGTCTTCAACAACGTGCTGGCCCGCCTGCGCCGCCTGGCCCCCTCCGCGGAGGAGGCCTCGGCGGACCTGGGTGCGCACAGCTTCCAGACCTTCCGGTACGTCACCTTCCCGGCCGTCCGCTCGGCGCTGCTGGCCGGCGCCCTGCTGGCCTTCGCGCTCTCCTTCGACGAGATCGTGGTGACCACGTTCACGGCCGGCCCGGGCGTGCAGACCCTCCCGCTCTGGATCTACACCAACCTCGCCCGTCCCAACCAGGCCCCGGTGGTCAACGTGGTCGCCGCGGTCCTCGTCCTGCTCTCCGTCATC